One Sporomusaceae bacterium FL31 DNA window includes the following coding sequences:
- the brkA gene encoding BrkA autotransporter codes for MRKRKKNSNSGKKRQVLLAACVAAALLCSSPTYAGPKLAGEPDPDIKSVNADYPNLLIDQDETKTTWANRYQNNDGTGAAHTENATVANVTYSGVITVSQGATWRPMDAANNIVVNTLELQSGALLDLSYKYGENLGDSSTYPAGATYWSGARSAGQSYTRGSFSVSGTAILHDGAIIRLNVGGGNYTVNATTGVKTGSFQSDKLQFDGTKLQLPDGAATVLLQIRYNKNTGGGLSSTIPSTGFSTTDYWALTTNPVETGTISGVVTVYNVISTTAADGTVLTTSPAKSLTFVADRPYYVDSSLNKYLFVPVLNPKTPIPSITTDPSTGVIKESYTQIYNIDWTATRSDLVSQGVFSAANAQLSLRNLWRIEDGLFWKRGEELRAANRLGQSDGADGAWGQIWRGKYDFAGAYSSDFGQNYNGIQIGYDKQREGDVYGGKLYTGFFLSMMNSDADFNQHSVNTDTGDALYSRAAGDLKSNGIGLYTSWLGDKGHYLDLTVRGSKLTNKYRFYDADENPFENDYGTWTYGAGLRYGFQKELPNGWYLEPQAGLTYGTMKGYNYIQSNGMRYNQDEMDMLIGRFGITAGRNFASGDKRGIVYAKAAVNHDFKDGGRARADAGYFDSKGKYHASTSVPMNTLAGKDTWYEFAVGASLQTGKDQNAFLELNKTAGGKVNTDWQVNAGIAWRFNGPSAQDRVAEIDGKMTAMAAKQAESAGVEPQTTASGQAGTTNVLNPVASETGGVNRLAAAAVNEPNALAAQAEQASQPDQADQQAVDKHAHEQAATAFAAGGSANNTVQITADNSEPGTYVLAPLVVEAARPDWEKKLSPGTVSVIHVPEYKGEMKNLPDLLQSVPGVYIQRLQGTGHYTVARVRGSTGGQVNIYMDGVLVNSNADAAVDLSAIPVENVERIEVYRGYVPARFAGAPIGGAINIVTKKPQDTKGSITQGVRSFGGYTGNLELTAPVGSGSMLFALNRDQARGDFRYTNFGTNTAYDSPTQERHRLFNDYQNTDALLKWQDDNWFAKLTWQRNQTSFPQITTDVYADVPLQEIIDRGLPYGGNYNKYRYRQLDTTKTELQFGRRQTAGNLEWGWKLDTSYQLKQAASSQSKNGQSNAFATVDNDFRNRRYEGSIDGSWHVSDNHLVEFLFNASRETMDVRAYNQDMWPPSVTSVGNQMAFYDKYFKSHYQTNTYHFQVQDTMTLNKSGNLFFTPLLRAQKMAMDVDLGDPDLGSWKYSYGLGLKKVQNEHWTFRGTYGTYYKFPNWYDLFGDGVNVKSRWEMYRDLAGSPQFLLNNFVERGTSWDISANWQGKALQADSDVTLTYFNRQSKNLSSYAIDYYGWGYYTNLGAGQIQGVELESKMNWKRWDLLLAATWNDSLVTQSGKDSIVTKAESQAGNPFPWIPEWEYNIRLGYRFPGDKLSMFGEYHYLDRVGVVRLSSNKGTLFESLGITNVGLKYDINKQVKLTAGVNDLFNKGPNQPMVSIQNGVEKVGGNVYYPQQGRTYYMTAQYFF; via the coding sequence TTGCGGAAGAGAAAGAAAAACTCCAATTCAGGGAAAAAGCGGCAAGTGTTGCTGGCGGCCTGTGTGGCGGCCGCTTTGTTGTGCTCCTCGCCAACCTATGCAGGTCCCAAATTAGCCGGCGAACCGGACCCGGATATAAAATCCGTCAATGCCGATTATCCGAACCTGCTTATTGATCAAGACGAGACGAAGACTACCTGGGCCAATCGCTACCAGAATAACGACGGTACCGGCGCTGCCCATACCGAGAATGCCACTGTTGCCAATGTTACTTACAGCGGTGTGATCACAGTATCACAGGGCGCCACCTGGCGGCCGATGGATGCCGCGAATAATATTGTCGTCAATACGTTAGAGCTGCAATCCGGCGCCCTCCTGGACTTATCGTACAAATACGGGGAAAATCTGGGCGACAGCAGCACCTACCCGGCCGGCGCGACCTATTGGTCGGGCGCCAGAAGCGCTGGTCAAAGTTATACGCGGGGTAGCTTTAGCGTAAGCGGGACGGCAATTTTGCATGATGGCGCCATCATCCGCCTGAACGTGGGCGGAGGCAACTATACCGTGAATGCCACTACTGGCGTAAAAACCGGCAGTTTTCAAAGTGATAAACTTCAGTTTGATGGGACTAAGCTACAACTGCCGGATGGCGCCGCCACGGTATTGCTGCAGATTCGTTATAACAAGAATACCGGTGGCGGGCTGAGCTCAACCATCCCTAGCACCGGATTTTCGACCACTGATTATTGGGCGCTCACTACCAATCCGGTGGAGACAGGAACCATCAGCGGTGTCGTAACAGTCTACAATGTTATCTCCACCACGGCGGCGGACGGGACCGTTCTCACCACCAGCCCGGCTAAGAGTCTCACCTTTGTTGCCGACCGGCCTTATTATGTTGATAGTTCCCTGAACAAATACCTTTTTGTACCGGTATTAAATCCCAAAACACCTATCCCCTCAATTACTACCGATCCTAGTACCGGAGTTATTAAGGAGAGCTACACACAGATTTACAATATAGACTGGACCGCTACCCGCAGCGACCTTGTTTCTCAGGGCGTGTTCAGCGCCGCTAACGCTCAGCTTTCCCTGCGTAACCTGTGGCGTATAGAAGACGGCCTGTTTTGGAAACGGGGCGAAGAATTGCGCGCCGCCAATCGGCTGGGGCAGAGCGATGGGGCCGATGGAGCCTGGGGGCAAATATGGCGCGGCAAGTATGACTTCGCCGGTGCGTACAGTTCCGATTTTGGTCAAAACTACAACGGCATTCAGATCGGCTACGATAAACAGCGGGAAGGCGATGTTTATGGCGGCAAACTGTACACTGGGTTCTTTCTCAGCATGATGAATTCTGATGCCGATTTCAACCAGCACAGTGTCAATACCGACACCGGCGACGCTCTTTACAGCCGCGCGGCTGGCGATCTTAAGAGCAATGGGATCGGCCTGTATACTTCCTGGCTCGGTGATAAGGGCCATTATCTCGATCTGACTGTCCGGGGGTCCAAACTAACGAATAAATATCGCTTCTATGACGCTGATGAGAATCCCTTTGAGAACGACTACGGTACCTGGACTTACGGTGCAGGTCTCCGCTATGGCTTCCAGAAGGAACTGCCGAACGGCTGGTATCTGGAACCCCAGGCCGGCCTGACCTACGGCACTATGAAGGGATATAATTACATCCAGTCCAACGGCATGCGCTATAACCAGGATGAAATGGACATGCTGATCGGGCGCTTCGGCATTACCGCAGGCCGGAACTTTGCCAGTGGTGACAAGCGCGGTATCGTATATGCCAAAGCGGCCGTCAATCATGATTTTAAAGATGGAGGCCGCGCCCGCGCTGATGCGGGTTATTTTGATAGTAAAGGGAAGTATCACGCATCCACGAGCGTGCCGATGAACACCTTGGCTGGTAAGGATACCTGGTACGAATTTGCTGTAGGGGCCAGCCTGCAAACAGGCAAAGATCAGAATGCTTTTCTCGAATTGAACAAAACTGCCGGCGGCAAGGTCAACACCGACTGGCAGGTGAATGCCGGCATAGCCTGGCGCTTTAACGGGCCTTCCGCCCAAGATCGAGTGGCGGAGATTGACGGCAAGATGACGGCGATGGCAGCCAAACAAGCAGAATCTGCCGGAGTTGAACCGCAGACAACAGCGTCCGGTCAGGCTGGTACAACAAATGTTCTTAACCCAGTTGCCAGCGAGACCGGTGGTGTAAACCGGTTAGCGGCAGCGGCTGTGAATGAACCTAACGCGCTTGCTGCGCAGGCTGAACAAGCTAGTCAACCTGATCAGGCCGATCAACAGGCAGTTGATAAGCATGCTCATGAGCAGGCGGCGACTGCTTTTGCTGCAGGCGGTTCTGCGAACAATACCGTTCAGATAACTGCCGATAACAGCGAACCCGGCACTTACGTCTTGGCTCCGCTGGTCGTCGAGGCCGCCCGTCCCGACTGGGAGAAAAAGCTGTCTCCAGGCACTGTCTCGGTCATCCATGTACCTGAATACAAGGGTGAAATGAAAAACCTGCCTGATCTGCTGCAGAGCGTGCCCGGCGTCTATATTCAGCGACTGCAGGGCACTGGGCACTACACCGTGGCCAGGGTCAGAGGCTCGACCGGCGGCCAGGTCAATATCTATATGGACGGCGTGCTGGTTAATTCCAACGCCGACGCGGCGGTCGACCTGTCCGCCATTCCGGTGGAGAATGTTGAGCGCATTGAAGTCTACCGGGGCTACGTCCCGGCCCGCTTTGCCGGCGCGCCCATCGGCGGCGCCATCAACATTGTCACCAAAAAACCGCAGGACACCAAAGGCAGCATCACGCAGGGCGTGCGCTCCTTTGGCGGCTATACCGGCAACCTCGAACTGACCGCGCCGGTCGGCAGCGGCAGTATGCTGTTCGCCCTCAACCGCGACCAGGCCAGAGGCGATTTCCGTTATACAAATTTTGGCACCAATACAGCGTACGATTCTCCTACGCAAGAACGTCACCGGCTGTTCAATGATTACCAGAACACCGACGCTCTCCTTAAATGGCAGGATGACAACTGGTTCGCCAAACTGACGTGGCAACGTAACCAGACCAGTTTCCCGCAAATCACCACAGATGTTTATGCCGATGTGCCGCTGCAGGAAATTATCGACCGCGGCCTGCCTTATGGCGGCAACTATAATAAATACCGGTATCGGCAGCTTGATACAACCAAGACCGAATTGCAGTTCGGCCGGCGGCAGACGGCCGGCAATCTGGAATGGGGCTGGAAGCTGGATACCTCCTATCAGCTTAAACAGGCCGCCAGTTCGCAGAGCAAGAACGGCCAGAGTAACGCTTTTGCGACCGTCGACAACGATTTCCGCAACCGTCGTTACGAAGGCAGCATTGACGGCAGTTGGCACGTAAGCGACAATCATCTGGTGGAATTTCTCTTTAACGCCTCCCGCGAGACCATGGATGTCCGCGCCTATAATCAAGACATGTGGCCGCCCAGTGTTACTTCGGTAGGCAATCAGATGGCTTTTTACGACAAATATTTCAAATCGCATTACCAGACCAATACCTATCACTTCCAGGTACAGGACACCATGACGCTCAATAAGAGCGGCAACCTGTTCTTTACGCCGCTGCTCAGGGCGCAGAAGATGGCGATGGACGTCGATCTCGGCGATCCCGATCTCGGCTCCTGGAAATATTCCTATGGCTTAGGCCTGAAGAAGGTGCAAAACGAGCACTGGACCTTCCGCGGCACTTACGGCACCTACTACAAATTCCCCAACTGGTATGATCTGTTCGGCGACGGCGTCAATGTCAAATCCCGCTGGGAAATGTACCGCGACCTGGCTGGCAGCCCCCAGTTCCTGCTGAATAACTTTGTCGAACGCGGCACGAGCTGGGATATCAGCGCCAACTGGCAGGGCAAGGCTTTACAGGCCGACAGCGATGTGACGCTGACCTATTTCAACCGCCAGTCCAAGAACCTGTCAAGCTACGCGATTGATTACTACGGCTGGGGTTATTATACCAATCTGGGCGCCGGCCAAATCCAGGGCGTGGAGCTGGAGAGCAAAATGAACTGGAAACGCTGGGATTTGCTCTTAGCCGCTACCTGGAATGACTCGCTGGTAACCCAGAGTGGTAAGGATAGTATCGTTACGAAAGCAGAAAGCCAGGCAGGCAATCCATTCCCTTGGATACCGGAATGGGAATATAACATCCGGTTAGGTTACCGTTTCCCTGGCGATAAACTCTCCATGTTTGGAGAATACCATTATTTGGACAGGGTTGGCGTAGTGCGGTTAAGCAGCAATAAAGGGACCCTATTCGAATCACTGGGAATTACCAATGTTGGCTTGAAATATGACATAAACAAGCAAGTCAAACTGACGGCCGGCGTTAACGATCTGTTTAACAAAGGACCGAACCAGCCGATGGTTTCCATCCAGAATGGCGTGGAGAAGGTTGGCGGCAATGTGTACTATCCGCAGCAGGGCCGTACCTATTACATGACTGCGCAGTATTTCTTCTAA
- a CDS encoding lipoprotein produces the protein MAIRNLVVSRKMWLYGGVFMLAVILIGSAFFLKKQDTAGKAVRAATVKPLVTVRVVRQQDMYSRLVLSGQTVSAAQIDIAPKYTGRLAAVQVELGQAVAAGQVLAVQDTREISLLIAQTAASIRQAKAEMTETKAAFDAGYLQAEADYRRQLTNYQRYESLLNTGAISREAFELVKQQMINAKTAYSVLNDQTMAGGLPAALDIKQALLDKAQYNLELQQQQRDDMILRAPQSGVIGFRQAEPGMMVQAGQKILTVVDNSGIFVDCMVSEQAAATLHTGMNLDMTVESLKRHYPGKIIYISPSSDSKTQIYTIRIVLERSDSALRSGMFAHAAVSVMLSPQTLVVPKQSLVQQNGKNYLFVINDRQQVEQRLVQTGQRSDDSVEILSGIRDGEQVAVTNISRLKPDMKVEVVVESMTEPGGSQRGGGS, from the coding sequence TTGGCAATACGCAATCTCGTGGTTTCCCGCAAAATGTGGCTGTATGGTGGGGTGTTCATGCTGGCCGTGATATTGATCGGGAGCGCATTTTTTCTGAAAAAGCAAGACACAGCCGGCAAGGCAGTCAGAGCAGCTACGGTAAAACCGCTGGTCACCGTGAGGGTGGTACGACAGCAGGATATGTATTCGCGCTTGGTGCTGAGCGGGCAGACGGTATCGGCAGCCCAAATTGATATTGCTCCAAAATATACAGGACGTCTGGCTGCTGTACAGGTGGAACTGGGGCAGGCCGTTGCCGCCGGGCAGGTACTGGCTGTTCAGGATACTAGGGAAATTTCTTTGCTGATCGCTCAAACAGCGGCCTCCATTCGTCAGGCTAAAGCTGAAATGACTGAGACAAAAGCTGCTTTTGATGCTGGTTATCTGCAGGCCGAGGCTGATTATCGGCGACAATTGACTAATTACCAACGGTATGAGTCCTTGCTGAATACCGGGGCTATTTCCCGCGAAGCATTCGAGTTGGTTAAACAGCAAATGATCAATGCCAAAACGGCCTATTCAGTACTAAACGACCAAACAATGGCTGGCGGCCTGCCGGCGGCACTGGATATCAAGCAGGCCTTGCTGGACAAAGCGCAATACAACCTTGAACTGCAGCAGCAGCAGCGTGACGATATGATTCTGAGGGCACCGCAGTCTGGTGTGATTGGTTTCCGCCAAGCCGAGCCGGGAATGATGGTGCAGGCAGGCCAGAAAATCCTGACTGTGGTTGACAATAGCGGCATTTTTGTCGATTGTATGGTTTCCGAGCAGGCAGCGGCCACTCTACATACTGGGATGAATCTGGATATGACCGTTGAATCACTCAAACGGCATTATCCGGGAAAAATTATTTATATCAGTCCGTCCAGTGACAGCAAAACTCAGATCTATACCATCCGTATTGTCTTGGAACGGTCGGATTCGGCGCTTAGAAGCGGCATGTTCGCTCATGCTGCTGTCAGTGTCATGCTTAGCCCGCAGACGCTGGTTGTACCTAAACAATCACTGGTACAACAAAATGGTAAAAACTATCTGTTTGTGATTAATGACAGACAGCAGGTTGAGCAGAGGCTGGTGCAGACCGGCCAGCGCAGCGATGACAGTGTCGAGATACTATCCGGAATCCGGGACGGCGAACAAGTGGCGGTAACCAACATTTCTCGCCTTAAGCCGGATATGAAGGTTGAAGTCGTTGTTGAGTCTATGACAGAACCCGGCGGCAGCCAAAGGGGAGGCGGCTCATGA
- a CDS encoding multidrug ABC transporter, producing MNITRFSIQRPVGITMVVLLFVVLGLYSFFHIGVELLPALNNPYFTVTVEYPGASVEEIEESVVKPLEQGLSSLAHLKRMMAIAKPEKATFILEFDLKANADIASIDAARAVNRVRKDLPDEAGDPIVSRRDANALPVMEIAVKARYDLAEIYGKADQVFQERLLRADGVSDVAIGGGRDKELAVLVERDKLLLYKLSLNQIVSLLKQENMLMPAGTVYTDATQSDVRLAARYESAAQIRQLYLPNAAGSAVPLTELAEVVEKDSRVTRYSRLNGDDTVSLQVYKNSDANIVQTVQAVQVQLDALRSEYPDYQFIVVANDAAYIDHALTNTLSALVEGIVTTGLVLFLFLRGWRSTATVMIAIPTSLIATFLVMYIAGFTFNMMSLMGMALCVGILVDDAVVVLENIHRHLRMGKPAAAAAEDGRNEIGMAAIAMTLCDVVVFLPIAFMTDLTGQYFRQFGLTIIFATLFSLFVSFTLTPMLAARLYRGGIPPVQGQAWLQLDHWEKRVTAGYARVLQWSLGHGKQIIAGILVLFFGLVALIPAGVIGAEYMPRTDESSFQINIELPAGSNLENTDNVVAALEEYLLTIPELTYCLSNVGETSSNTARVTGQLLDKKDRSRSIWQITDEIRSFARSKLMPASVRVYETTTSVAGVSMGGSLEHSPIMIFLLGNDMNQLIEASNRAQTLLGKIDGLKDIRSSYRIGYPEYKLTVDREKLKFYNASVNDVKESFSGAISGKKAGVLANDRNNYGRDTDIVVRLQGSDNFKTSDLQAVPVKAAGKAVFLGDVARIEEGVGPISINRVNKQRSLMLYANVTDRPLKAVLQEIDQQFRQQPLGEGVTYSFGGQAASMTSSYGEIIQVLVMSMLLIYMLLAVLYESAFTPLIRMLSLPLGMIGSLLLLLLTGNTINVYSLIGFLVMDGLVAKNGTLLLDYTLTLMGRGMTAYEAVIEAGKTRLKPILMTTVTMVVGMLPTALALNEGAETRVSMAWVLIGGLLSSTVFTLVVIPIVFLYCERYPAKTWVAGLSGYLKNRREKRLTQ from the coding sequence ATGAATATCACCCGCTTTTCCATTCAGCGCCCTGTCGGTATCACGATGGTAGTCTTACTCTTTGTTGTGCTGGGACTATATAGTTTTTTTCATATTGGTGTGGAATTACTGCCAGCCTTAAACAACCCTTATTTTACAGTGACAGTTGAATATCCCGGAGCCAGTGTCGAGGAGATCGAAGAAAGCGTTGTTAAACCCTTGGAACAAGGTCTGTCGTCCCTAGCGCATTTAAAGCGGATGATGGCCATCGCTAAACCCGAAAAGGCCACCTTTATTCTGGAGTTTGATTTAAAAGCCAACGCGGATATTGCTTCCATTGACGCGGCTAGAGCCGTCAACCGGGTGCGGAAAGACCTGCCTGATGAGGCTGGTGACCCCATTGTAAGCAGACGGGATGCCAATGCCCTGCCTGTTATGGAGATTGCAGTAAAGGCCCGGTACGATCTGGCCGAAATATATGGTAAGGCTGATCAGGTATTTCAGGAGCGGCTGCTGCGGGCGGACGGGGTGTCGGATGTCGCAATCGGCGGTGGACGGGATAAAGAACTGGCCGTCCTGGTGGAACGTGATAAACTGTTGTTATACAAACTGTCATTGAATCAAATTGTCAGTTTGCTAAAGCAGGAAAATATGTTAATGCCAGCCGGAACCGTATATACCGATGCAACCCAAAGCGATGTGCGCCTGGCAGCACGCTATGAATCAGCGGCACAGATCAGACAACTGTATTTGCCTAATGCTGCCGGCAGTGCCGTGCCGCTGACCGAACTGGCTGAAGTGGTGGAGAAAGACAGCCGGGTCACCCGTTACAGCCGTTTGAACGGGGATGACACCGTTTCTTTGCAAGTTTATAAAAACAGTGATGCCAATATTGTGCAAACCGTACAGGCCGTTCAGGTACAACTGGACGCTTTGCGCAGCGAATATCCGGATTATCAATTCATCGTTGTCGCCAATGATGCTGCCTATATCGACCATGCACTCACCAACACCCTGTCGGCGTTGGTCGAAGGCATTGTCACCACCGGCCTGGTCTTATTTCTGTTTTTGCGGGGCTGGCGTTCGACTGCGACTGTAATGATCGCCATTCCGACCTCGTTGATTGCCACCTTTTTGGTGATGTATATCGCCGGCTTCACCTTTAATATGATGTCGCTGATGGGAATGGCCTTATGTGTAGGCATCTTGGTCGATGATGCTGTGGTAGTGCTGGAGAATATTCACCGCCATTTACGCATGGGCAAGCCGGCTGCTGCGGCTGCTGAAGACGGGCGTAACGAAATTGGCATGGCGGCCATTGCCATGACCTTGTGCGACGTGGTTGTATTTTTGCCGATTGCTTTTATGACTGATTTGACCGGCCAATATTTCCGGCAATTTGGCCTGACCATTATTTTTGCCACCTTGTTTTCGCTGTTTGTTTCTTTTACACTGACGCCTATGCTGGCTGCACGCTTGTACCGGGGCGGTATCCCTCCGGTACAGGGACAGGCTTGGCTGCAGCTGGATCATTGGGAAAAAAGGGTGACAGCCGGGTACGCTCGCGTGCTGCAATGGAGTCTGGGTCATGGCAAACAGATTATAGCCGGTATCCTGGTGCTGTTTTTCGGTTTGGTGGCTTTAATCCCTGCCGGGGTTATCGGTGCAGAATATATGCCGCGTACCGATGAGAGCAGTTTCCAAATCAACATTGAACTGCCGGCCGGTAGTAATCTGGAGAATACCGACAACGTGGTGGCTGCCTTGGAAGAGTATCTGCTCACTATCCCGGAACTGACTTATTGCCTGAGTAATGTTGGTGAGACCAGCAGCAATACTGCCCGGGTGACAGGACAACTGCTTGACAAGAAAGACCGGAGCCGCAGCATCTGGCAAATTACCGATGAAATCCGCAGCTTTGCACGTAGCAAGCTAATGCCTGCATCGGTACGGGTCTATGAAACTACCACATCGGTTGCCGGGGTTTCAATGGGGGGATCATTGGAGCACTCGCCGATCATGATTTTTCTGCTGGGCAATGATATGAACCAGTTAATCGAGGCTTCCAACCGGGCGCAGACTCTTTTAGGCAAAATTGACGGACTAAAAGATATCCGCAGCAGCTACCGTATCGGTTATCCTGAATACAAATTAACAGTAGACCGGGAAAAACTCAAATTTTATAATGCTTCGGTCAATGATGTCAAAGAATCCTTCTCGGGGGCCATCAGTGGAAAAAAAGCCGGAGTACTGGCCAATGACAGGAATAACTATGGCCGGGATACCGATATTGTCGTTCGTCTGCAGGGCAGCGACAATTTTAAGACCTCGGATTTACAGGCCGTACCGGTTAAGGCGGCCGGCAAAGCTGTCTTTCTTGGTGATGTAGCCCGCATCGAAGAAGGGGTAGGACCTATCAGCATTAACCGTGTCAACAAGCAGCGCTCTTTGATGCTGTATGCCAATGTGACAGATCGCCCGCTCAAAGCTGTGCTGCAGGAGATTGACCAGCAATTTAGGCAGCAGCCGTTAGGTGAGGGGGTAACCTATAGCTTTGGCGGCCAGGCAGCCAGCATGACTAGCAGCTATGGTGAAATTATCCAGGTGCTGGTCATGTCCATGCTCCTTATTTATATGTTGCTGGCAGTACTATACGAATCGGCGTTTACTCCGCTGATCAGGATGCTGTCGCTGCCGCTCGGGATGATTGGTTCACTGCTTTTGCTGCTGCTGACTGGCAATACCATCAATGTTTACTCACTTATCGGTTTTCTAGTCATGGACGGACTGGTTGCCAAAAACGGCACCCTGCTGCTGGACTATACTTTGACCCTGATGGGAAGGGGCATGACGGCCTATGAAGCCGTTATTGAAGCTGGCAAGACCCGTCTCAAGCCTATCCTGATGACCACCGTGACTATGGTGGTAGGTATGCTGCCCACGGCACTGGCATTAAACGAGGGAGCGGAGACCCGGGTGAGCATGGCTTGGGTGCTGATTGGCGGACTGTTGTCCTCTACTGTATTTACCCTGGTTGTTATTCCAATTGTGTTTTTGTATTGTGAACGCTATCCGGCCAAGACCTGGGTTGCTGGACTGTCTGGCTATCTAAAAAATAGGCGTGAAAAACGGTTGACACAATAG
- the bamB gene encoding outer membrane protein assembly factor BamB — MKKLSTAAIIVIFSLTLGVLGWHIFGGAGTASPAWYGQIRTQPTTQSGVLREVAAISLGKVEVYNYQRMGFTRGFLQFSPDGQNLAVGTENGEVLLLGINGQVLWQNKLGLGKLTALQFTADSRFILIGESSPEGYLVCLDRRDGRELWRQSSSSELGVNIKDKTFPGIVAVRTDAAGHIYAVGQRYIRYPDGRYDYRGRIYKFDLSGQRLGVFPSDHNLDAWVSWISVDAKGEKLVFGTANWDMGGVSRYADSMYCVDGQLQNILWSKLLLPVPPFQNTTLRSGPEISPDGQYVTGIFSDGRGFLYNGQGQELWLRTLSSPQKIANIELNAVGTYGQMAGEYTVFSVSNTYNRANWQLPTPVEHPSSNSIFVFDRQGQLMNRYKLGGMIEEMAAQERTLAVAVGRNVRTKNPAVHGLAVLSLPDAQLLDYAVTSGPCVGTAITSNGTYAAGVEAPIQLDSGEVIGEYKLRLYQIIRP; from the coding sequence ATGAAAAAGTTATCTACGGCGGCAATTATTGTTATTTTTAGTCTAACTCTTGGGGTATTAGGCTGGCACATTTTTGGCGGTGCCGGTACGGCCTCACCGGCATGGTATGGGCAAATTCGGACCCAACCGACAACTCAAAGTGGTGTGCTCCGGGAAGTGGCGGCCATTTCTCTAGGAAAAGTCGAAGTCTATAATTATCAGCGGATGGGGTTTACCCGTGGCTTTTTACAGTTTTCTCCTGATGGTCAGAATTTGGCTGTTGGTACAGAAAATGGTGAAGTGCTGCTGCTTGGTATCAACGGCCAGGTGCTCTGGCAGAATAAGCTGGGGCTGGGCAAACTCACTGCCTTGCAATTTACTGCTGACAGCCGGTTTATTCTGATCGGTGAGTCCAGTCCGGAAGGTTACCTGGTATGCCTGGATCGCCGCGATGGGCGTGAACTGTGGCGTCAGTCCAGTTCCAGCGAACTGGGAGTCAATATCAAGGATAAGACTTTCCCGGGTATTGTGGCCGTCCGTACTGATGCGGCTGGTCATATTTATGCTGTTGGGCAGCGCTATATCCGTTATCCTGACGGCCGCTATGACTACCGGGGACGCATTTATAAATTCGACTTGTCCGGGCAGCGCCTGGGAGTTTTCCCAAGTGACCATAATTTGGATGCCTGGGTGAGTTGGATTAGTGTGGATGCCAAAGGCGAAAAGCTGGTTTTTGGCACAGCAAACTGGGATATGGGCGGAGTTTCCCGTTATGCTGACAGTATGTATTGTGTGGACGGTCAATTGCAAAACATTTTGTGGAGTAAGCTGCTGTTACCGGTACCGCCTTTCCAAAATACCACCCTGCGCAGCGGTCCTGAAATTTCGCCTGACGGACAGTATGTAACCGGAATTTTCAGCGATGGCCGTGGCTTCCTGTACAATGGGCAGGGGCAGGAGCTGTGGCTGCGCACCTTAAGTTCGCCGCAGAAAATTGCCAATATTGAATTGAATGCAGTGGGGACTTACGGTCAAATGGCAGGAGAGTATACCGTATTTTCGGTCAGCAACACCTATAACCGTGCCAACTGGCAGCTGCCAACCCCGGTTGAGCATCCCTCCTCCAACAGTATCTTTGTGTTTGACCGGCAGGGCCAGTTAATGAATCGCTATAAATTAGGTGGAATGATTGAAGAGATGGCGGCTCAGGAACGAACCCTGGCTGTAGCGGTAGGGCGTAATGTGCGCACAAAAAATCCGGCTGTCCATGGGTTAGCTGTTTTATCTTTGCCAGATGCTCAATTATTGGATTATGCGGTAACCTCCGGTCCCTGTGTTGGGACTGCAATCACTAGCAACGGTACTTATGCGGCTGGCGTGGAGGCTCCCATCCAACTGGATAGCGGGGAGGTAATTGGCGAATATAAATTGAGACTGTATCAAATTATTCGGCCATGA